In Pyricularia oryzae 70-15 chromosome 2, whole genome shotgun sequence, one genomic interval encodes:
- a CDS encoding ARF GTPase activator — protein sequence MGNVTSRPEEATALYLRDQNRLSISSVVVSSPRKRSSINIVPNAFPATRFSASRSLGDSCPVEFVQDPETITSGGQPHFIIKFNSDDELNFNFTFVIRQSPGAPSPTSAAGLDVAAGPASSDTHVNNLTFVYASSAKEVENLVTREFHADPNLHKNSNVELVGDYSTDGSPSISFEWSWKWKPPKIAEDKGGGWRNSCSFVEYDQRGHRLVSLASFAFWVSNSNGYMSQPSSPSPQFLLHAPPRIRVASSQSVESRISAADINEPASPRTNFNAESPSDALPPPSTASSEPVKVDVACPRPGEDVAVTDDGPVFRATIKALEQKTGSMRTQMKRLIKKAEHAQTTQADANEAFMAFVDALKEASATNTNAVQPAIDHYFDKIAREILFYERQNAANLQRMIIEPLNRLYTLDIKQAEAKKRDFEEESKDYYAYVGKYLGQRSDSVKTKKLVESDNKYQGKRRNFELKRFDYSSFMQDLSGGRKEQEVLSHLTKYADAQTKGFLSTAKKVEALLPQLEALSNEVQEADKEYQYQRREREEKRRVLEKSNGTTMEPETPLTAGMPSVTTPLNGNTNSDSELGRADSTGSQLRTVANSTTSNTTAVGDLSKSPGSFSHSSVNVGSPPPPSKFKGIRDLEERDPSQSAISDKYATQRKEGLLWSLSRPGGHVDPRAALNKQTWHKFWIVLDQGKLSEYSNWKQKLDLHMDPIDLRMASVREARNAERRFCFEVITPQFKRVYQATSEEDMNSWITSINNALQSAVEGRGVRDKPVQSGTDQPASFRRDIGSILTGKSPSLGHGHAANTSSSGFPTRRITVGGAPSGHRVGSAGSQEENPDKLLQALRENDQGNLWCADCGSGSKVEWVSLNLAIILCIECSGIHRSLGTHISKIRSLTLDITSFRTPDIVELLMLVGNRVANMIWEARLDHSIKPGPHATREQRLKFITMKYVDRAFVDPLSPTTSRYLTADETLLAAIKRNEIQQVIYALALKANPNVTDRSRGTHSIFLALAAADPASPSPAPLSTANARVEGERTTPFPIAELLTQNGAEIPSTMPAFPLSRSAQQYLEGKRGRSTSISMVGNQQAVSTIQDLGQAAADKLAREREARLQKRVSAGGRLAKSPIPER from the exons ATGGGCAACGTCACAAGTCGCCCCGAGGAGGCTACTGCGCTTTATCTCCGGGATCAAAATCGAT TGTCTATTTCATCTGTCGTTGTCTCCTCTCCGCGCAAGCGCTCCTCCATCAATATAGTTCCCAATGCTTTCCCTGCAACTCGATTCTCAGCTTCTCGTTCTCTTGGCGACAGCTGCCCCGTCGAGTTCGTCCAG GACCCAGAAACGATCACGTCAGGCGGTCAGCCGCACTTCATCATCAAGTTCAACAGCGACGATGAACTCAACTTCAACTTCACATTCGTGATACGGCAGAGTCCAGGTGCCCCGAGTCCAACCTCCGCTGCCGGCTTGGACGTTGCCGCTGGCCCAGCCTCGAGCGATACGCACGTTAACAACCTAACATTTGTGTACGCTTCTTCCGCTAAGGAGGTAGAAAACCTGGTGACAAGGGAGTTCCACGCCGACCCGAACCTTCACAAGAACTCCAATGTCGAACTTGTGGGGGACTACTCTACAGATGGGAGCCCCTCAATATCGTTTGAGTGGTCATGGAAGTGGAAACCACCAAAGATTGCCGAAGACAAGGGCGGAGGCTGGCGCAATTCCTGCAGC TTTGTCGAGTATGACCAGCGTGGTCATCGCTTGGTCTCCTTGGCTAGTTTCGCTTTCTGGGTATCAA ATTCCAATGGCTACATGAGCCAGCCCAGCTCGCCCTCGCCTCAGTTTCTGCTCCATGCCCCGCCTAGGATACGGGTAGCCTCGTCGCAATCCGTTGAGTCGAGAATAAGTGCCGCGGATATTAATGAGCCTGCGTCCCCTCGCACCAATTTTAATGCAGAGTCACCGAGTGACGCGCTTCCGCCTCCATCGACAGCCTCCTCCGAACCGGTCAAGGTCGACGTGGCATGTCCAAGGCCTGGCGAAGATGTAGCTGTCACGGATGATGGGCCTGTGTTTAGGGCGACCATCAAGGCGTTGGAACAAAAGACGGGCAGCATGCGGACGCAGATGAAGCGCCTGATCAAGAAGGCAGAGCATGCGCAGACGACCCAGGCGGACGCCAACGAGGCTTTCATGGCATTTGTAGATGCCCTGAAGGAGGCATCAGCAACCAACACCAATGCCGTGCAGCCCGCAATCGACCATTACTTTGACAAGATAGCTAGGGAAATTTTGTTTTACGAGAGACAAAATGCCGCAAATTTGCAGAGGATGATAATCGAGCCGCTGAACAGGCTGTATACGCTGGATATCAAgcaggccgaggccaagaaaCGAGATTTTGAGGAAGAGAGCAAGGACTACTATGCCTACGTAGGCAAATATTTGGGCCAGCGTTCCGATTCGGTCAAGACCAAAAAGCTAGTCGAGAGCGATAACAAGTATCAGGGGAAACGACGCAATTTTGAGCTGAAGAGGTTCGACTATTCCTCATTCATGCAAGATTTGTCAGGTGGGCGCAAGGAGCAGGAAGTGCTGTCTCATCTCACCAAGTACGCTGATGCCCAGACAAAGGGGTTTTTATCCACGGCTAAAAAGGTCGAGGCTCTCTTGCCGCAACTGGAAGCGTTATCAAACGAAGTACAAGAGGCGGACAAGGAGTATCAGTATCAACGGAGAGAAAGGGAGGAAAAGCGCCGAGTGTTGGAGAAGAGCAACGGGACGACCATGGAACCCGAAACACCTCTGACTGCAGGCATGCCAAGCGTCACAACACCGCTCAACGGAAACACGAATTCAGACAGCGAGCTCGGAAGGGCAGACAGCACTGGCTCGCAACTGCGCACTGTAGCGAACAGCACCACCTCTAATACCACGGCAGTAGGGGATCTTTCCAAATCACCTGGCAGCTTTAGTCACTCTTCTGTAAATGTGGGCAGCCCCCCACCACCCTCCAAGTTCAAGGGAATTCGCGACCTGGAAGAGCGAGATCCCTCGCAGTCTGCCATCTCGGACAAATATGCAACGCAGCGCAAAGAAGGTCTCCTATGGTCCTTGAGTCGACCAGGTGGTCATGTGGACCCGAGAGCGGCCTTGAACAAGCAGACGTGGCACAA gttCTGGATAGTTTTAGATCAAGGTAAACTGTCCGAGTACAGCAACTGGAAACAGAAGCTCGACTTGCACATGGACCCAATCGACCTCCGCATGGCCTCGGTTCGCGAGGCCAGGAACGCTGAAAGACGCTTCTGCTTTGAAGTCATTACGCCACAGTTCAAAAGGGTTTACCAGGCGACGTCTGAGGAGGATATGAACAGCTGGATCACCTCTATCAACAACGCGCTACAGAGTGCTGTTGAGGGTCGAGGTGTCCGAGACAAGCCAGTGCAGTCAGGCACGGACCAGCCGGCCAGTTTCCGAAGGGACATTGGTTCCATCCTTACCGGGAAAAGCCCCTCGCTCGGCCATGGGCACGCTGCCAATACGTCCTCTTCTGGGTTCCCCACCCGCCGAATCACGGTTGGTGGCGCGCCGAGTGGGCATCGCGTCGGCTCTGCAGGCAGTCAGGAGGAGAACCCAGACAAACTACTCCAGGCTCTACGCGAGAATGACCAAGGCAATTTGTGGTGCGCAGACTGCGGGTCTGGGTCCAAGGTTGAGTGGGTGTCGCTCAACCTTGCCATCATCCTGTGTATCGAATGCAGTGGCATTCACAGGTCGCTCGGGACGCACATTAGCAAGATCAGATCTCTGACGCTCGATATCACGTCCTTCCGCACTCCCGATATTGTCGAGCTGCTCATGCTTGTTGGTAACCGCGTTGCCAACATGATATGGGAGGCTAGGCTTGACCACTCGATCAAGCCAGGACCTCATGCGACCAGAGAACAAAGGCTCAAGTTCATAACCATGAAGTATGTCGACAGAGCATTCGTGGATCCCCTGTCGCCCACTACTTCCCGTTACCTCACAGCCGACGAAACGTTACTCGCTGCTATCAAGCGCAATGAGATTCAACAGGTCATCTATGCCTTAGCTTTGAAGGCCAATCCAAACGTGACTGATAGGTCTCGTGGGACACATTCCATTTTCTtggccctcgccgccgcagATCCGGCCTCTCCGTCACCCGCGCCATTGTCGACTGCGAACGCACGTGTCGAGGGCGAACGGACTACCCCATTCCCCATCGCAGAGCTCTTGACTCAAAATGGTGCTGAGATACCGTCCACCATGCCGGCTTTCCCGCTCAGTCGCTCCGCACAGCAGTACTTGGAAGGCAAACGCGGTCGCAGCACGTCGATATCGATGGTCGGCAACCAGCAGGCTGTCTCTACAATTCAGGATCTTGGTCAGGCCGCCGCTGATAAACTCGCCCGTGAGCGCGAGGCGCGACTACAGAAGCGAGTTAGTGCCGGTGGTCGGCTCGCCAAATCGCCCATACCCGAGAGGTAG